From the genome of Vicia villosa cultivar HV-30 ecotype Madison, WI linkage group LG2, Vvil1.0, whole genome shotgun sequence, one region includes:
- the LOC131653774 gene encoding nuclear cap-binding protein subunit 2-like produces the protein MASLFKDPAKLSAYRDRRFPGNQEEFEHALITSSTVYVGNMSFYTTEEQIYELFSRAGEIKKIIMGLDKNTKTPCGFCFVLYYSREDTEDACKYISGTILDDRPIRVDFDWGFQEGRQWGRGRSGGQVRDEYRTDYDPGRGGYGKLVQKELEVQRQLVDYGTGSLGSFPPVIPSYGRHGGGHGHGGGHGHGGGHRHGRDYPRKRYRDDDRRTYEPSKRTSDHESRRNSDQESRPEKNPRFRESGDSDDEEEDDRKRRG, from the exons ATGGCTTCGTTATTCAAG GATCCGGCGAAGCTCTCGGCGTACCGAGATAGAAGGTTCCCTGGAAATCAAGAAGAGTTTGAGCATGCTCTGATAACTTCATCAACCGTTTATGTTGGGAACATGTCGTTTTACACTACCGAAGAGCAAATTTATGAACTTTTTTCTCGAGCTGGTGAAATTAAGAAGATCATCATGGGTTTGGATAAGAACACTAAAACTCCTTGCGGTTTTTGCTTCGTTTT ATATTACTCTCGTGAAGATACTGAGGATGCTTGCAAGTATATAAGTGGGACGATACTGGATGATCGCCCTATTCGTGTTGATTTTGACTGGGGATTCCAGGAAGGAAGACAATGGGGTCGTGGTCGTAGTGGTGGCCAG GTGCGTGATGAATATCGTACTGATTATGATCCAG GTAGGGGTGGATATGGGAAGTTGGTTCAGAAAGAGTTAGAAGTACAAAGGCAGCTTGTAGATTACGGCACTGGTTCTTTGGGATCTTTTCCGCCAGTTATTCCTTCTT ATGGTAGACACGGTGGTGGTCATGGTCACGGTGGTGGCCATGGTCATGGTGGTGGTCATCGGCATGGTAGAG ATTACCCTAGGAAGAGATACAGAGACGATGACCGCCGCACATACGAGCCCTCAAAAAGAACATCAGACCATGAATCTCGGAGGAACTCTGACCAAGAATCTAGACCG GAAAAAAATCCACGATTTCGAGAGAgtggtgattctgatgatgaGGAGGAAGATGATAGAAAAAGACGGGGTTAA
- the LOC131648150 gene encoding uncharacterized protein LOC131648150, with translation MASLANQLSFFFLFFSLLLLSPQIQARQNKFFSFFSHFKTTNNVNDPQLPQSPSPAPAPAQEPAAAPAPAPAQEPAAAPEIGTTTIPSGPAPEPEFLVETGNGYGLYGIDSTQYSSTKQTPKTITDFENELLNEDFNDDKSYKTGYPQTNLHNNNEVYTKSYNSEEFKNNHNSEEFKNNHNNEEFKNNHNSEEYKNNYNSEEYKNNYNSEDYKNNYNNNNNNNNNYGNGYERKGEFGMSDTRFMENGKYHYNVNSENVNYNNLNGYESGKGNTENEGYYEKNQHPNEFETMEEYEKQQEAQGYTYTP, from the coding sequence ATGGCTTCTCTTGCAAACCaactctctttcttcttcttattcttttcCCTACTTCTTCTCTCCCCACAAATTCAAGCAAGACAAAACAAATTCTTTAGCTTCTTCTCTCATTTCAAAACTACCAACAATGTCAATGATCCTCAATTACCTCAATCTCCATCACCAGCACCGGCACCAGCACAAGAGCCTGCAGCAGCACCAGCACCGGCACCGGCACAAGAGCCAGCAGCAGCACCAGAAATTGGAACAACTACTATACCATCAGGACCTGCACCGGAACCCGAATTTTTAGTCGAAACCGGAAACGGTTATGGTCTATATGGAATTGATTCTACTCAATATTCTTCAACCAAACAAACTCCAAAAACCATAACAGATTTTGAAAATGAACTTCTTAATGAAGATTTCAATGATGATAAGAGCTACAAAACAGGTTATCCTCAAACCAATCTCCATAACAACAATGAAGTGTACACAAAAAGCTACAACAGTGAAGAGTTCAAGAACAATCACAACAGTGAAGAGTTCAAGAACAATCACAACAATGAAGAGTTCAAGAACAATCACAACAGTGAAGAGTACAAGAACAACTACAACAGTGAAGAATACAAGAACAATTATAACAGTGAAGATTACAAGAacaattacaacaacaacaataacaataacaataattatGGTAATGGTTATGAGAGGAAAGGAGAATTTGGAATGAGTGATACAAGGTTCATGGAGAATGGAAAGTATCATTACAATGTAAATAGTGAAAATGTGAATTATAATAACCTTAATGGTTATGAATCAGGGAAAGGAAATACTGAAAATGAAGGTTACTACGAAAAAAATCAGCATCCAAATGAATTTGAGACTATGGAAGAGTATGAGAAGCAACAAGAAGCACAAGGTTACACATACACACCATGA